aataataccAGAAATATTATATAAGTATTTTCAGCTTTGcttgttttcctttaaaatgtcaaGCACCTGCAGCttatttcaattcagttcaattttatttatctagcgccaataacaatacaaattgtctcaagacattttacaaaaaccagcctgcaacctccagatcagcctgagggCAATGGTGTCAGGGAAAATctcctttttaacaggaagaaaccttgagcagaacccagctcatatggagggacccatctgctgaaggccagccgggtagaaacagagtaGATAgagagtaaagaagaacaagagaaacaagataaacttctgtcatagatacaaccatcaagctgaaggaaacatgtagaatctagtaatataacacatagctgatgatcttatgtgacagtttgtgagtataacaggaatcatgggcaggttggtgaattgttcatctaggtaggagtggacatctggaggaggccatgaacaTTTGTGTCCTTAAATCAACAAATGCAACGAGCTGTAGTGCACTGTTTAAAAGTGTGACAGAAAGGGACAGAgatctaaaagaaaatgagatcATAGACCACTACAtctatatattaaaaacatatagACGCCAGAATAAAAAATTTAATGTATGACCATGTGTAAGACCTGTCATGGCACGCACAACATCAAAAGCTTACAGTAATACAACAGCCAGATCACCCTCTGgtggacattttttaaatatatgataCAGTTACTAGATGAATCAAtgtgaaaagcaaaacattttatttattacaacacTGCCACTAGTATATAAAATGTAACCTTCGGATGAACATGTGAGCATGTAAAGTTTTACATgcattcattcagtttgttgtgtctgCTGGCAAACCCTAATTCAAGAAGAACCTTGTTAAACCCAATGTAAATTGGTGATTTACAAAAGTAATTTGTAAATCCATTACTGTAATAGATTTAGCTATAGCTATTTTCTATTACTCTAATAATGTGGCACTTTCGTGCATTCAAAAGATGAGAGTGTACAACATCTCCTAAATGCATGTGATCTTATTGCACCTGGTAATTTTGTAAATCAATCTAACTAGACTAACTAGACTTTCTATTCATTGGTGGCTTATTAAATTCATTAGTGGCTTATTAAACCTGTTCTGAAGGGTCCCAACAATATCtcatataatgaaataatactgTATATCCTTTGATAATATTATTTACTGACCAACCTAAATAGCTGACAAAGTAACTAAAACTGCAGGTTTGAATGTATCATCACTGGTCACTTTCCATGGCTTTATGTCCACACGAGACAGTTTACTAGAAAGAGAAAGTGGactaagaagagaaaaagaaagaaagactcaCTTTAACAGTAGGATGTTAATCAAGGCCAAATGATCTTATCATATcatgagaaagaagaaaacagaaaccagCTTATATCAGCATCAAACATCTGCAAAACAGTCAACAAGTGAAACAGTTTGACACTGGGTCTGAACATTCTAAGTCTAGGTATGTTGATGTGTTGCAGCTGGAGCTTTGCAGCAATTATTACATGTAACCACATGTAACCACATGCAACGTGGAAATTAtttgtatctgtatctgtatgaCATTATCATACAGGAAATAATTCACACGTTCTCTTTTTTGTAGgtacaaatgttttaataagaGCTTACCACCACAAATCACAGTGTACATAAGTGAAccacacagaaaaaatacacagcAAGGACTGTGTCTGTTTTCACATTAACCCAATGAATGATTTAAGTAAAGCACTGCAAAAAAGGATTTTCGAgagtgcttattttaagaatttttgtcaaacAAGAAAAGCTGAACTCATtggcagatgtttttttcttgatacaagatgatttgattgaatataagaatattttgtttctttctgataATGCTGATCTTAAAACATTCACCCTGATGTTGATTTTCCTCAATACAGTCGATAATGAACTCAAATCACCCTTAACCTGCTTAGCCAACCACAAGCGACAGTCCTCGATAATCAACCCTGAGGTGGTACGATTACATGTTGATTTGACCATAAAGTTTCAGTGTGACTTCCAAAAGTTACATATGCACAGTTTCATTCATcacacaaaagcagaaacaaaaaagagtgGTCAGCTTTAAGACATCACATGGGATAAGTTCCTCATATGCTAgtttctgtctctatttctcgAATATTTGTTTATCTActaattttgtgcattttctgcttatattattttattttatttgactacatttttacttatatattagttttctttttacttgggGTTCTCAAGAGCGTTGTTTATGTGTAAATGAGCTACAGTGCATGTGTGAGCATcttgaaaaaaacaatacagacaaaagataaaaatcaaactgtaaaaaaatcATACAATCAACACAATGACCTGAGATACATTAGATTACAAGATACACACGCAAACCTATAATGTAGATGACAACTTCCCATTATCCCAAAAAATTTGATTCATGATTTCCTTGTAATAATGAAGCAACATGAGAAGAGGAAGTGCCGAGCTGGCATTAGCTACAGTTACTGCTTGGGCGGAACAAAGACAAACCTACATGCAATCATACTTTCCAACAACCATTGTAAAACCACTTTCGTCATTTCTCTCAGTCATGTATCACTTTGCGTCTGACATTGATGGAATTTCCCCGTGAATCCACTTCATTCAAACTCAGCCCTTTTTTTAGGCGTATTCTTTGCTGAAGAGTGTTTAGTCACAAAAAAGtgaacatcttcttcttctgatgaATCACAATAATACAAGTTATTCCTAGGTATTGGAAGGTGTTAGAAACAGGAAAAGTACAGTGAGAGCAGAGCTGTGGAAGGTTTTGGAAGATGCCATCCTTTATTCCTGTAGAATGCCATGTCTCCTGTGGAGAGAGTCTGCATGAGAaagagcttttatttatttatttactcttgTCTAGTTACTGATATCTGTCTGGCAGTGCACACATTACAAAAAGGAGGTGAACTAGtcttttttggttgtttggaTCATTATAATTACCTCAGGCTGGGCTGTTGGTGTCCATCACCTCTTCAGCTTCTGATGAAAGATCACAGAGCATTATAGGGGGAGACATTTACTGGAATCAAACAAAGTTAGACAGatttacacatacagtacatacctTGCCTACATTCCTCATGGTGACATCCACCTCCATGCATGTAAGGACCTTTtggaacaaatgaaaacatcacataagTTTTGTCTGCACATTACAACGGTAGGTTGTGAAACCATCACCATACCATCAGCAAGTTCATGACATGCGAGCACAGATAAACCCCCGCCAGTTAGGTTTTCAGGAAAAGTAAGGTCATGTAAAGTTAAGTTTTGAATGGTTGTGATTAACCACGAAATATAGTGTGTTATATCACTGTACTTCCCAAATAGAagaaattcagttcagtttgataCACAGTTAGAGCAAGAACAGTAGAGATCCTAGACAGTGATTAGTAGTGACGCTTAACTGAAGTAGAATGAGATCAGGTCAAGTTTTAGGTAGAAAAGAactaaatgagctgtaaaagtGTGTCCAAAGATGGACTAACCCATAAGGGGTGCAGCAGAGGGCCTTCGTGcctctgtaaaaaaacaaaaaggaaagacacGACAGTGAGCCCACACTCACTACAGATATCTCTAACTTAACTAAACATTTATGAGACATTTTGGACAACATTGTCTCTGAAtgaataagaaaatgaaaagtaaatttGAGCGTCTGTATAGACCGTGGAAAAAACTAGGCTGCTCAATCCTgaatgacaagaaaacaaagcatcGTACTTTCCCATTTTGAATAGCATGGCTGCTAGCCAGGTGTTCAACAGGTTTTTCCAGTTagaccttttttgttttcattggacGTTTTTTCCATTGAGCATTTCATTGTTTACAGGATGCAAGTGATGCAAACGTATACGATTTCACTATTCAACCAGTACTTTAAGACCACACATCATACTCCCAAAATACTCACGGTGAGATCGTCTTTTATACAGCAGCACCATCAGCAATCCCACCAGCAGTGATCCAATGACCACTATAGGGGCCACTATTTTGGAggcctccttccctccttcttcagctcctaGGCTGCCGTAAActgaatgaattttaaaaaacaaaaacaaatcatgacTCATAAGAGTGGATGATCTATTTCATCCAGTGAGGTAGTAAAGTTATCAGTGTAATAATTAGCCcacattcagtttactttaacTCACACAGAGGGGTCTGCACAGTGTGTACAGTAGCTCTTAGTTTCCTCCCTTGCAGACTGTGTACAAGACTGTCACTACTGTTGTTAAAACGTGGCATAGACAGATACTGATCTGGCAGTTACGAGAAGTTGGATAACTTAGGTAACAGCTCACATAGAAGCAAAAATAACCTGTTAAGGTATTCTCTTTTTCCGATCAAGGAGActgaaagtatttaaaaaagaaacacgagACACATTGCTCAGTCTTTTTCGGAGCTTATCATCATGCctgctggtattttttttctttatctcagagaatgtttaaagtttttagGACAAAGACAGGTTGCAGTCTGTCCATTTAGTGAAGTGTACACCAAAAACAGTACCAAcatttgtgctgtaaaacataaaaacatggttttacaacatgtgttttctgttctgttgtggTTCAACATTAcctagacttttttttccaatgccTAACCACTCCTGTAGTCTTGGTCTCTGATAATTCAGCCACCTACGACTTTCCATGCagccaacaaaaacattttcaaggtGTGTTTACTCATGTGCGCAGACTGAATTACAGGATGGCATGCGACTGTGAGCAGCAGGCATGTCCCGATAGGCCTACAAAGTATTAACTGTGTTGCTCAGTAACATACCTTCAGGTATAGATGTTATTTCGTATGTGGCTTCCCCCTCCTTGCCTCCGCTGGAATTGAACACGACACAGGTATACTTGGAGAAAGTGGATCCACTCAGCAAAGCCAGATTGCTTGAGAGCTGATACAAACCATTGTCGGTCTGTATCACCTCCATCTTCGAACTTTTTGTCCAGTCCTGATGGTTTTCATCAAACCATCGAATCTCACCTTGTGGGTAGCCACCTTCAGACTTACAGATCAGGGTACTGTCTGTATTTGGGGGAATGTTCTCAGGGATGGAGTTGATTCTAGGCTCACTGTATTTGGCTGCAAACAGAAAATGGAGAGCAAACATAATCACTGAGCTGAGTGTCataatgaaactgaaagtaTACATAAATAGAGCTGACACAACTTAAGGGGAATGCCAATCTGATTGGCCAGAAAATGTTCAACAAATGTTCAACAACTTATATTGTGTTTAAGATTATGAATGAGTTTGTAAGAGTTTTGTAGATAAATTATCGATCCTGCATgctaaaagttttaaaagtgtttcagtttcacCTTTGACTTTGAAGCTGACTGTGCTTCCGTCGTCCCCATTATATGTGTGCACTTTGCAAGAATATTCGCCTTCACTTGTCACGACAGTGTTGGTTATGAGCAGGGATACGTTCCTCGTGTTCATCCAGGAGGGGTCAGCAAATCTATAGCCTGGCTTCAGAGTCAGCTCCTCATCATAATAACGAAGCAAAATCTCTTCACCCTTCTTCCAAATAACCACTCGGATTTGATCATCTGCTGCGGTTTCGACAACACAGTTCAGCAGTGACTCGTGGCCATGCTCTCCCACACTTTCAGTACTGCATTTCACATTCATGGAAGCTGTTAAGATGGAAAAAACATGAATGGTAACTAACATGATCAGCAAGCAGCAACTGATTCTTGATATTGTCCACATATGAAAGAACTTACAAGTGTTAACTgcagtgatgaagatgaagaagccgaagatgaaggtgatggtACCACAGGAGGCCATGTTTCTTCACCTAAAATGACATTTGGAGTGAACATTTTTATGTGCCAATCAGGTCAGATGTAACAatcacacacagctgctttaattCACATGGAAGCATTTCTGTGAATTAAGGTGTTAAGAACACTCAGGTGCACTCAGGATACTTTGGGTAGTTTTGTGAGCCACAAAAAGCACCAGACTGGAGCAGCTCAGCAGGAGTACACACACTTCACTAGCATACGTGATTGGGATTCATGTCACCTTAAACAAACCCAGCATTATTACTGGTTATCATTACTGAACTGGGGGAAGCGCTCGATTCACACCCAAAAATGGACAGAtgcagtcttaacacagaagatTTACCAATCATACTAACAGTATTCATTTCCTCTCCCTGTGTCCCCTGTGACAAACTTGTTTATACAAGTGTTTATTGAGGATTCATATTTTATAactctttcaaaacaaaattttaTAACTATTTAGATCTTTACTATGGCTTGATTACTGATGAATGCTTCTCATTAGCTGTATGTCTGGTTGAAAAGGCTTTTGAGAATTGCTCACAAAAAGAATCTTAGTCACGagtaaaaagttatttttacagGTTGTTTCATAAATTTTTGTTCATTCATAGGAGGCGTGAGTGCGATGAAGTGCCAAAAGACTAATACAGGAAGATTTCTTTTCCTGGCAAATTTCTTTCCTTGTTTCAAAGTATTCAAAATCATAGGAGCAGGGCCAGCGACGTTTTCCAGCACCAAAATTACGCGGGCTAGTTTTAACCACAGCAAACCATTCCTTTCAACTTGTAAATCTTTTTGAGAAACCATTTCAGCATGCTCTAATTAAGTTTTATTATACTCTTAAGCAAACTTAAACTCAAATTTCTAGTTTTGTTCCTTTCATGACTGCTGGGTGAAAATCCTTGCATGCACGTTTGATTTCACACAACAAAAAGGGAGAGATCAATTCcctgacagacagaaagaacagaaaaaaacagcaatcagGATGTGATTCAAATAGATTTATCATGACTGAGGGGAAAACTTGGTCCAATATTTACACTGGCATAAACTGCGTTATGGTTTTATAGCAATTGAGTTCGTATAACTGTAACTGATTGGCGAACAACATTTTGCTTTCTTGCAATGAActgattaaacattaaacattattatCTGTATACTGCtgctgtgggggtgggggggtggggtcacctgatgtgtgtgttcactttaAAAAGGAACATATATGAGgacaaaacattcacaaataaactaatttaaaatatcCTAGCTTGTTAAGATTGGAGCTAATTTGCAATGCTACTCCCCTGGTGGGTTGATGGGTGGACTACTGATCTAATTACTGATTTTCCCATTGTTTCATGTGCTGCAAATATCAGTGTAGCTTAAATCCAAACAGAAGCCTGTGTGGCCAGTTTGAccactattttttattttttatctgctcAGGGCTAAAGGCAGTCATACTGAAAGAGAAAGTCTAGTGCCTTGCCAAAAATGAGGCTACATACCTTAGGAGTAGAGAAAATATATTCTCACTAAAAAAGTGTCCATTCGTGTCCATTGTTGTATCATTTTCACTTCCACATTGCTAAGTGTTGATACTGCTCAGAACTGACAGGAACTTCCCTGGCTTGAGTGTTTGTTCTAAGCCCGactgaatttgtttttagtttcttgtctttctgtctgtgtgtgtccttgttttATTCACACTGAGATCAAATATCAAGAATACCCTTATTATCCCAGAGGCCAAAACATTTTATCGTATAATCATAGAacaaatattcataaataaatccacatcaATATTTACAAATATTGTAAAGTAGAGTAGAGTTGCCTAAAAGGACAATGACTGCCAGGACAAAAGAGGTTTCAAGTGTATTCAAGCACAACATGCTCCTTACATCACTAACATTACTCATTGTGTAACTAGCTTTTGTAATAGAATTgcccacttttatttttagtttgacaATACTTCTTCATCCTGAACCTTCACAACACAGCATGATGGCAGTCAAAAAACACTTCATAATCAAAGATTAGGCCCACTATCCCATGAATTCAGGCCTCGTTTGTGACAGAGCTTTACTCAGCTATCTGATCTGAAACAGTTACGACGATGCTAAAGGGCAAGGACAGACCACTTTCCCCAAACAATTTCCTAAACAACTGAAATGGACTAATATGACACCTGTATGCAAGCTGCACAGGACTTTTCTGTTCTAAAATGCATTCCCAATACAATCATTTAACCACGACAGCTGTGTGGTATTGGATGCCAGAATCAGCATCTGCAATCCCCACACCAGTTTAGCCCACCACATCGCTCTCAAACATGCACTTGAAGCACAGTATTCCAACTGTGGATGTCTCAAGGGCCTGACGCACACATGAATTAACATTACTCCAGCAACATTGTTTGTCAGTGATTTCCCAAGAgtcaaagttttcttttttcctcagttttctttctttttgtgagaAGATAAATTATATGGCCCTAGGGGAACTGACCTTTCTCTTCCTGTGTACATAGAAAAGTCAGAATATcctgatggggaaaaaaaaagaaaaaaaatcagctctACTATTCAACTTCCTTGATTTAACATTCAAAGTAGGATTTGAATGTTAAATCCAGGAAGTGTGGAAAAATTGCACTTGAATGCAAACTTACACTTTGAATGTAAAATTCACAGCCGATAATAatagatgataataaaaatagtatttttaCGTATTTTACACGAGCTcagtccagttttttttttcgtaaagCGAGTTCTTGTGACGTTAAAGATTGCCCGCAGGGCTATGACCTCGATTTATATGTTTGTCGACGCTGCGGTATTGTGCTGCTGTCGTCGGCTCCTGCTTcgataaaaaagaaatcacccACCATTTCAGCTGAATGAAATACGTTAAAATGTGTCGTTCGACTGAAACTGAAGCGTATGGAGAAGGAATGGGAACATAGCGAACGACTTTTTTCTCTGCGCAGTTTCGACCAGCTCACTTTCATTTCCTTGTGGTGATCCGCGACGTACTTCATTTACAATGAATTCAATGTGATCAATAATGATTTATACAGAAATAGTTACCAAGTTAAAACACTATTAAAACACTGTGTCTGTCAAAACACTCAACGGACACCAATAAATAAGTCAAATGAACGAATAGTTGATAACCTCAAGGTACGTATCTTGGTTTACACGCCTTGGTTCTATGTAACTTTAAATCTGTCCAATGCATACGACCTACATTAGTTTAGCCTATGTTTACATACGTTTAGGTATGTTTATGACTCACCTTAACACGCTCCTCTCGGTGGGAGATGTGTGGATCTGTTGGGACTCCGGACTCCTTAGTCTGGTCTTAACTTGCTTTCATTTTCGTTATGAGTAAGAGGGAGTAATCAAACAGGGTCATTGGCTAGACGAGGCTAGAGAGGGCTGTAACCACAGACTGCACTTTTAGTTTTGTTGCCGTCCAAAGGCTGGATATTAGAATGAGATCAAGTTGCAGTGGCATCCAACAACAGCTATacataaattgaaaaaaaaaaaaaaaagtttaacccTGCGTCTCAAATCCCAGCCACGTGTCACCAGTATTCGTGCGTGCTATGTGTTTATGGCTGAAATCCACAACCTGCTCCTCCTTGGTTTGACCTGCAACTGCCAACTATGATGTCCATAAAGGTATCTGCTATAACACTGTTAGGAGATCCTATCCAAATGTGCTGCCAGTGACAGATGTTGTGATGTATGGATGGTTTGCAGCATGTGGTAAACTGTCTCTGGTCCTGTGAAGTCTTCTCTTTATGGCAGATCTGGATGTTATGTCTACCTCCTGAAGATTGTTTTGTTGCCAAGTTCACCAGTGCCTATACTAGCTGaacaatttattttgttttgcaatcTTAACATAGTCTGTTTCACTTCAAGTCGAGAGCTCCTTCGATCGCAAGCtggtaataataattatgtgtCAAATCACCTTATGATCCCCTGAGAACAGGTGGCTGTGTTTAAATGCTCACACTTCCTACACATTTCCTTCAATGCGGATGTACTTCCCTTCAAATTTAAGACAACACTGAATTTTCTTAAATATAAGAACATGTAACTTTTGATGAACCAGCTTACATACACTGTTTAtccaaacatacagtatatggacCCAATCATATGTAACAGAGaacaatcatttaaataaaaatgtattcaaagaCAATGAGTTAAATCAAGTGGACTTTGAAGTTTGAAATCTTCCGGACCTAAAgattttcagtaaaataaataaataaataaataaaataaaaaataaaaaaaatcccttgaAACAACTGATAACTATCAGACTGATGCTACACACAGCTAACAAAATGCATGGTCaaaattgattttaatgttaatttccACTTGTGCCATTTCTTGAATTCAAATTTCTGCAGTCGCTTACATCCAGCAACATGAATTGGTACATGATGCTGACAGACACGTCTGGCATCATAACAcacgttaaaaaaataaaataaaaagtaacatttttaaataaaaaataacaccacCGGAAAGACATAGTGTATGTGAAATGCAGATTTTCTTGCGTGACAGCTTGTAGACAGAGCAGTCACACGTGACTCCAGAGAACAGAAGCAGGAAGTTGTTTTGGTTTGAATAATGTACAAAAGATTTGCAGTGAGATTCGAGGAAATATTAAATGGATCGGGGGGtaaaagagtgaaaaagaagGCTGAGCTGTCATAAGGTCACTTGTCAAATCTAGGATGAGTTTACTAGAAACACTTGAGCGTCATGACCAACAGCTTTTCACTGATTTGCCGAGTATTCATTGTGACATTTCTAGGATGCTATTGGGAAACCCAACCTTGTTTGATGTTGTAGCCTAACACACAAAGACGTGCACTTTAGAGTAAATTTCACCTGTAAAAACATGGGGCAGTCAAAACTGGCACTAGGGTTACAATAACCTAGGGTTACTGACTACACTATAAAAGAAGGCTTGTTTCCAACTTTGTTACTGGACATGGGACCTACAGTGCTTATCTCAATACAAATCTTTCAGATCACAATTACAGTAATTTATATGGATCCTATTTGGCTCCTATATGGATAATACTATAATCAGTAGAAAGACATCATGcaacaacaatacaataatcagtccacaagaaaaaaacaaaagtaaaacaaaagaaaataattgaaaataaattcacagtTATGTTTCTTCTCACATTCATACGTTAAAGACCCGACGTGCATGCAAGATGGACCCAAAATAAAGACAGTGCAAAGgttttcttctttgcttcttCTCCAAACTGCTTGTGTAATCCTCTACAGCCTTGTGCTGTTGCCATAAAGTTAGGGGACTTTTACCATTGGTTGATATGAGAAATGTGAACCTTGTACCCTTCATGGCACGTCTAATGCATTTCAGGGGCAAAGGTTGACTTTGAACCATTTACATAGAAATACATAAAGTGCTTCTgtcaaaataagcaaacaataaaaacagtacaaaacagtTTTCAAAAAAGAGGTATCAAAACAATGCACTTGGGGATGTGGAGGAGACTGGTGTCTGCTGGACATCAGAGGGTTAAATGCGGTACAGACGAATGGGGTAtcttgtttggaaaaaaaaaaaaaaaaagatgagtttGACGAGTGGAGGTAAGCAGGGGTGGTTGAGTGGCACTCAGCCTAGGATGAGGCTGGATTTGCCCCCTGGAGGATTTCGGCGACCAGATGGTAGTCCTGCAGGGGGATCCTCAGCCTGCGGCTCCTCAGCCTGTGGTGCCTGCTCTGGAACTGCTTCAGGTTCAGCAGCACTACTTTCTGgacagacacaggaaaaaaaaattatgacaCTGTCCGGAACAGTTTACACAATTCAGTCTGGGACAGACTTGTCAGCAACTCGTCAATTAAGTTTAATGACTCATATTACAACATTCATTATCCCGAAAGAACAGGTAATGAATAACCACATCGCGTGTGTGTCATTTGGCTTCAGCTGCAATGGACGTATCAGCTACAACTTACAAATGTATTTACTTCTCTCCTGCTTTGTTCTTCTCAAATGGTGTGCAGACAGTACACGGACTCCTACTGCCCAAACTTACTGGATTAACTTTTAGCAAAAATCAAACCCTCACTtacatatacataatatatcACTTAAATCTCTATCCAgcctttggtttggtttggtttttgttgCATACATTGTgttaaagaggacatgaaacaaatggaacagACACCATCATAGTATatgtaaacatattttaaatataataatgaaatgaaacattgtAATAATCAGccattttaaagaataaaagctttttatgaTCTGTTTTGGGGTGATATCTCTACcaacttaattttattttacacaactACCCACATCATCAGATGGGTTAGTTGTGTTGGCCGCTAGTGAAGAAGACCTAGTTTGGGAGAAAATCAAGAGGATGAGGCCTGCACGTTTGAGCCACTGACAAGAAGGATGACATTTTTAcagaggatgaaggagattCAGCAGCTCTGTACGGAGACAGCAGTGAAGAGAGGATCAGCAACACAGAAACAGCAATAAAACTGTCAC
The nucleotide sequence above comes from Mugil cephalus isolate CIBA_MC_2020 chromosome 2, CIBA_Mcephalus_1.1, whole genome shotgun sequence. Encoded proteins:
- the zgc:174863 gene encoding endothelial cell-selective adhesion molecule isoform X1 codes for the protein MASCGTITFIFGFFIFITAVNTSSMNVKCSTESVGEHGHESLLNCVVETAADDQIRVVIWKKGEEILLRYYDEELTLKPGYRFADPSWMNTRNVSLLITNTVVTSEGEYSCKVHTYNGDDGSTVSFKVKAKYSEPRINSIPENIPPNTDSTLICKSEGGYPQGEIRWFDENHQDWTKSSKMEVIQTDNGLYQLSSNLALLSGSTFSKYTCVVFNSSGGKEGEATYEITSIPEVYGSLGAEEGGKEASKIVAPIVVIGSLLVGLLMVLLYKRRSHQARRPSAAPLMGPYMHGGGCHHEECRQEAEEVMDTNSPA
- the zgc:174863 gene encoding endothelial cell-selective adhesion molecule isoform X2, with translation MASCGTITFIFGFFIFITAVNTSSMNVKCSTESVGEHGHESLLNCVVETAADDQIRVVIWKKGEEILLRYYDEELTLKPGYRFADPSWMNTRNVSLLITNTVVTSEGEYSCKVHTYNGDDGSTVSFKVKAKYSEPRINSIPENIPPNTDSTLICKSEGGYPQGEIRWFDENHQDWTKSSKMEVIQTDNGLYQLSSNLALLSGSTFSKYTCVVFNSSGGKEGEATYEITSIPEVYGSLGAEEGGKEASKIVAPIVVIGSLLVGLLMVLLYKRRSHRPYMHGGGCHHEECRQEAEEVMDTNSPA